The genomic stretch ctttttttggatctTGTTTGTTATTTCCATTACATTAAATTATGATATTTAAGCATGGTGTTCTAGTTACACTAGACcgtcttttcctttctcccaaTGAACAAATCTTAGTCAAAGTTGCGAAAGGGTAATGTTTTGCGTTGTTTTGTACCATCCTAATTGCTAAAGAATTTCAAGGGATTATGTCGGCGAGTGTCTCGAGACGCTTGTTGAGAGACCAAATAAGTGAAATTTTGCACTTTTCAGGACCTTGACTTTTTTCCCATCACGCATAGTGAGATAATTATCGAAAGAGCCATAAATCTACTATACGGattctaattcaattttaaacattttgacaatttgtcaatataatcattttggccaatattgGCCGACAATTGCCGACGTGAACGTCGACCGTCCTACATGGTAAGGTCAAAgctaacatgaaaaattttgtctcttttttttaaatatttctaaattttttctatttcttttattttcctttctttctttttgcttctagCGAGTGTTGCAGCCCTCACTGGACTTTTggtagaaagaatgaaaaagaaagaaaataaaatataaaaaatttagaataaatttaccaatttttctaaaaacattGCATATATTAATCACATGAGTGCCGACCACGCCACATGAGACGTCTGATGCttacgtcaatgattttcagctagccttgacaaatcgtcaaaagatttaagactcaattaacgaaattaaaaaatttaggactgaattagcatccaTACGATATTTTGAACTTTGAACAAATCTTTACTAAGTAAGCTTTCTAAAATACTTTGCACACTCTTTTAACAAAATAATGCCTATGGGACGGGAGTTTTGTACCTTTTCTGAGTTTCCTTAAAAGCACATGCGAGAGGGATCACAGCGTCATCCACACGTTGATGCTAAGCGAATCCCAACAAATTACAACTTTTTTCATCTCCAAATGACCGAGATTAGTTAATCAAAACTGGTAATGCACTTACATTAGCCGGCAAGAAGTCCTAGAGAAATGTTATTAAATTAGTCCGATCTTATTACAATCAATCAACGCACCTTTCGCCTGCTTCCATTTGTCGCACCCGGCATGAAAATCTCTCGTGCATGCAGAAATCGAAATGCGATTTCTCAGGAGTCAGAACTGTCATGTCAACTGTGTATATTCTATCGCAGATGCATCAAGTGCTAATTGTGTAGTCAACCATTTATTTTATGGCTATTTCTGTAAGCGGACGGCTAGTTAGATACTTCTCAATAAAAGCCACGCAGGATGCTAATCTAGGAGCTTTAAAAGGACCGAGAAAACTGCATATTTGACGTTTTGCAGTCGCTTTTTCGTCGTTTTTCGCACCCGGAGAAACTCTTCATGTCTATGTCGAAACTCGGGAATTAGTGAAATCGACAATTTGAATGGTACTGCTACTTGCAAGCGGGTCGAGTTGATTCGAGTAGAGATAGCAACGAGAAGTAAGAAGAATCGTTTAGGTTGGAGTTACAAACGTCGCATGAAGTAATGACCTAAATGGAAGTTTTTTAAACTAAATCAGGCCTAAGGAGTCTTGAACATTAGACTCCATAAAGAATAATGGCCATAAAAAtgcatgattaaaaaaaaataatgaaggaGGCCGGCAGCTTATCTCATTCGCCACCAAAGTCAGACCTCCGCTGAACCAATCATCTTCTTGGTTAACATGTGCAAATCCGTGTTATAAATAGCTTAGTGCCTCCTCATATCCACCATAAGAACTCACCCGATGCCAATCTTGTCCTAAACACGAgcataagtcctaaaacttttgcctttttttcccctctaatTAGAGATAGTAATTCCCGAACATGGCTCGGCCCGGAGATCTCTTGCGTACCGTCATTGTTCTGATCATCATAATCTGCCAACCGCCGTCGTCAGAAGCCCGGAAGTTGGCGCTGATAGAGGAGAGACTGCTTCTGAGTGCTGCATCCAGCGGCATACAATCACCTCCTAATGAAGGGCAGTTGACAGCTATTGACAAGGAAAAACTCTCCGTTCTTCATGTTGGCAACGAAGGCAGGCTGCTGCAGCAGTCAGTCCCAAGTCCGGGAGTCGGTCATTGATCCGAAGAAAACCCGTCTTCAATCTACTTCGTGAGCTTGATTTTGGAAAGATAACAGACAAATTagcttccttttttcttggtcTTTGCCTGGACGTGGGGTCATTTACTACTTATTACAAATTCCAGGGTATGCAACTAGAGACAATCTATATATATAGGTTAGATTTCATTTCTGATAAGCAGCGTAccgtagaagattttgtataCTTTTGGCTGGTCAAAATGATAAATGAAAGGCGAAAGCCGGCGAAGGTATAACAGTAAGAGAGTCTATGAAGCGAGCTTCGTAAGTACAAATTTCTGAGGCAACATTGCCCATTTCCAACATATTCTCTGTCGATAAATGATGGACCAAGTTTGAGACGAAACAAATGGTTCAGGATGTTCTTTATGTACCAGAAGCATCGCATATGACCACTAAGTGCACTAAGCCAAAGGATTATTCAAGACCAAGAATACAGGCGCCGTCTCGGGCTAGGCTTGGCAGACCATTGAGTCTAAAAAGATACCACGATGAAACCTGCTTATCCCCATTAACAGGTATATTAACAAGTAGTGGGCAGTGTTCTGCCGCCATAGATAGTAGATACCTGTTGGATTAAGCAGGTCGTGGGCAGTCTTCGAAACCTTTCAGAGAGAATAGGGAGCTCGGTTTAAAAGACGGAAAGCATGCGAAGTGAAGCTACAAAATGACAGGCGCATAAGTTCCAACTAGAATGCACTTCATCCAAATATACATCATACAAGGCAGTGAAGATCAATGACAGCTGAAGGACTCCTAAACATTGCAAGACCTCGGGAATGTCTTTAAACAGACCGTCAATGAATTCACTGTGGGTTTCCAACACAACAAATTTTCGCATTTTCATTCTTCAGAAATACTTGATTACAGGTACAACTATAtctaaaggaaaatgaaaatccaacAAAGAAAAGTGTAGCCATGTTGAAATCCCCACAGCACATTTAGCAATCCAGCATGCCGTTGTCCTCTTCTTCCTGGAGTCCGCCTAAGCAGATCAAGACAGTGGCTTCCACACCAATATAAAAATCGAATCCTAAAGCATAATGGCATATCCACAGCTCATACTGGTTTGGAAGCCATTAGATACACCTGACAATGTAAAACTGTTCCGGCAATTCTGAACCCAGGAAAAACAGTAAATGCCACCTGTTGGTCATATTCTTCCAGCCTATTGTCCGCAGCTAGCAACTCCTCCTTGGCCACAGTTTCCATAAATACTTCACTAAACCTACACCCTCTGCTCACTTGAAAAATGGAGGCAGGATGATCAAGCGCGAATCCCAAGCAATGCAGGAGCCAGATCCGCTTTgccatttccaagaaaatagcaaagaatGTGGTTTCTGGAAATTCCCCGGCATTGAGCTGACTTCTGAGGCTTAAGTTGCCGCAGAAAGCCAGTTCCATTCGAGGGTGAATGAGCTGCATATACTTCACCCGACAAAACTTGGCAAATGCTGATTCAGCATTCTCATGAAGGGAATCCCTTGGCTCGCTAGAGATGAGCTCCATGAATCTGTCGAAAAATAGCTGCTGCTGCCTTCTCCTTTCCTGTGGTAAGGACTCTTTTGGCAGGGAAAAGTCTGGGTATTGGAACCCATCAAACATTTCCCGACAAACATAGGATTCAAATGCAAAACATTTGTGGTCTTCTTTCTGATAAATCACCCCGGGTTCCACTGCAATAGCTGCCGCATCGATATCCCAGCAAGCAGATTTCATCTCGTCAACCATTGATCTAACAAAGCTCCGCACGGACTCAGTAGTGTACTTAAGAAATGCATCAAAATGGATATGGTTCAACCTTGATAAGTGTATATTCTTGAGAAAAGAGAATGGCCAGTTTGGCTCCGTGCTCTTGTTGAGTAACCTGTTCTGCCAGCTTGATTCCTCCAACTTCTCCTGGAGAAATGCGATCTCAGATTCCTTGAGCTTAATCTGACGTTCCAGCTTCTTCACCATAATTTCGTATGTTTTTACCATACTCTTCTGCTCTTTGATTTCAGCCAACAAAGAAATCTCGAGCGAAAGGTCGAGCTGCTCATTCACATAGGATTGCTTCAAGTCAGCCAAATTGTTCAATTCAGATACAATGATCTGGTCAGCCACTTCAATCCCATCGCTATCACAGGGACGCTGAGAAAACTGCAAGTGGGCATATGCCGCTTTTAACGATGAAATACTGGCAAATAATTCAGCAAGAAGCACCTCCAAGGCATCCCATTGCTGAGAATCCTTTTCTTTAATATCGAACTGAGGCAGAGTATCCCAATTTTGGTCTTCCTCTTGCAAACCATTTGTTACTTTATCTGGAGGCTTGATTTTCTGAACAAAATTATCAACTGGGGCAACCCCAGTAGTGGCTCGAAGGTGGAGAAACTTGGCGAAAGCTTGTGCAAACTTACTCTTTGATGGAGTAACTGCAGACTGTTGAGCGGAATCCATCTGTGGCGAGAGGTAACGGAGAAACATTATCACAATTACAATTAACAAGTCATTCAACGGAAGCTTGAGGTTGTCACAGAACAAGGGTACGCTATAATGGGTCACTAGGAGCTATAATGAGCATGATGAAGAAAGCAGAAAGTGACATGCTTTAATGCTCAGAAACGGGCCACAAATTGAGGATGTAATTTCCTCAAGATTGTCCTTCGCGCTTTATAAGATTCTGCTTTGCTTTCTTTCGAAAAGGGTTAAAAAGTACACTCCAAAGCAAAGCAGGTAAGTTATGACAATAGATGAACAGAGAATAACGAGGAGGAAAAGTTGGAGCCTTGGATGAGGAGAGTGATTCAAGAAAGATGCCCAAAACCTGCAATCCTCTagactgttaaaaaaaaaaattcatgtccaTGAAGAACTCAGAGAACTCATGGAATTACTTCACCTACCATTCTCACTCTTCGGTCACGTTGTAACCACTCTTGAATCTACAACGTTAAGAATCTATCCAGCCACCAACTTAACTAAGAAATAAATACATGAAAACGAATTTGCTCATGAACAGACTGTCGATAACAGCAGAAGATGAGATGCCATTTCCTACAAGGCTACAACATACCTTTCAAATGGCCTCTGGTGACATATGTAGCAAGCACAAGTGCAAGGTGACAAGTTACAAAAAGCATGAACCGAATACAACTTAAGATCATCAGAAATCGAGTATGACCATGTTACTTCCATCTCAGAGGTGAAAAGGAGGCAGCTTGGCCCACGACTAACAGTACATAAAAGTTGTAGATGCTGACTGACATTGTCTAAACGAAGACCAACACTAAACTCGGAATTCGCAAGAAAGACAGAAACTTTCATACCTCTAGCGTCACCCCAAGAAAACAAGTGCGAAAGAGAGTGGGCGTTT from Rhodamnia argentea isolate NSW1041297 chromosome 2, ASM2092103v1, whole genome shotgun sequence encodes the following:
- the LOC115755044 gene encoding protein GRAVITROPIC IN THE LIGHT 1-like, with product MDSAQQSAVTPSKSKFAQAFAKFLHLRATTGVAPVDNFVQKIKPPDKVTNGLQEEDQNWDTLPQFDIKEKDSQQWDALEVLLAELFASISSLKAAYAHLQFSQRPCDSDGIEVADQIIVSELNNLADLKQSYVNEQLDLSLEISLLAEIKEQKSMVKTYEIMVKKLERQIKLKESEIAFLQEKLEESSWQNRLLNKSTEPNWPFSFLKNIHLSRLNHIHFDAFLKYTTESVRSFVRSMVDEMKSACWDIDAAAIAVEPGVIYQKEDHKCFAFESYVCREMFDGFQYPDFSLPKESLPQERRRQQQLFFDRFMELISSEPRDSLHENAESAFAKFCRVKYMQLIHPRMELAFCGNLSLRSQLNAGEFPETTFFAIFLEMAKRIWLLHCLGFALDHPASIFQVSRGCRFSEVFMETVAKEELLAADNRLEEYDQQVAFTVFPGFRIAGTVLHCQVYLMASKPV